A single genomic interval of Lewinellaceae bacterium harbors:
- a CDS encoding cysteine desulfurase produces the protein MKRIYFDNAATTPLADEVIETMARAMQNTFGNPSSIYAEGRNARAAIEQARKEVAHYLGASIGEIFFTSGGTESNNMALKCAVRDLKVERIISSPIEHHCVLHSLDSLERLGQIEREEVKLDAQGHPDIERLEQLLKSSAKKTMVSLMHSNNEIGAMIDLQEVGELCRQHGALFHSDTVQTIGYYPIDVSKTPISFLSGSAHKFYGPKGVGFIYINGDNIIKPYVDGGAQERNMRGGTENIYGILGLAKALSLAYGNLEERRRKVTDVRNYMKTQLEAHFGNLQFNGDPENGHYKLLSVAFPPSGKADLLLLSLDIAGVSVSGGSACSSGADAGSHVIEALKGDPDRKTIRFSFSHNNTREEVDQVVAKLKEILPVGVGA, from the coding sequence ATGAAACGCATATACTTCGACAACGCCGCCACCACCCCCCTGGCAGATGAAGTGATAGAAACCATGGCCCGCGCCATGCAGAATACTTTCGGCAACCCTTCTTCCATCTACGCTGAAGGGCGCAATGCCCGCGCTGCCATCGAGCAGGCCCGCAAAGAGGTAGCACACTACCTGGGCGCCTCAATAGGAGAAATCTTCTTCACCTCCGGCGGCACCGAGTCGAACAACATGGCCCTCAAGTGCGCAGTGCGCGACCTGAAGGTGGAGCGCATCATTTCCTCACCCATCGAGCACCACTGCGTCCTGCATTCCCTGGATAGCCTGGAGCGGCTCGGACAGATCGAACGGGAGGAAGTTAAACTGGATGCTCAGGGGCATCCGGATATCGAGCGCCTGGAACAGTTACTGAAAAGCAGCGCCAAAAAAACAATGGTGTCCCTCATGCACTCCAATAACGAGATCGGAGCCATGATCGATCTGCAGGAAGTGGGGGAGCTGTGCCGGCAACACGGCGCCTTGTTCCACTCCGATACGGTCCAGACCATAGGATATTATCCGATCGACGTTTCCAAAACGCCCATCAGCTTCCTCTCCGGCTCGGCGCATAAGTTTTACGGGCCCAAAGGCGTAGGCTTCATCTACATCAACGGCGACAACATCATAAAACCCTACGTGGACGGCGGCGCCCAGGAGCGCAACATGCGCGGCGGCACGGAGAACATCTACGGCATTCTCGGCCTGGCGAAAGCCCTGAGCCTGGCTTATGGCAACCTGGAAGAACGCCGTCGAAAAGTAACGGATGTGCGCAACTACATGAAAACCCAACTGGAAGCCCACTTCGGCAACCTCCAGTTCAACGGAGATCCGGAAAACGGGCATTACAAACTATTGAGCGTGGCCTTCCCGCCTTCCGGCAAGGCCGATCTTTTGCTGTTGAGCCTCGACATCGCCGGGGTCAGCGTCTCGGGCGGCAGCGCCTGTAGTTCGGGCGCCGATGCGGGCTCGCATGTCATTGAAGCCCTGAAGGGCGACCCGGACCGAAAGACCATCCGCTTTTCTTTCTCGCACAACAATACCCGGGAGGAGGTGGATCAGGTGGTGGCGAAGTTGAAGGAGATACTGCCGGTGGGGGTGGGGGCGTAG
- a CDS encoding phosphatase PAP2 family protein, translated as MLNDLLQLDLDLFHLINGQWHHPWLDAVMPLWRDKKTWIPFYVLLAGFLFYKYKWKGLALAAAVGLTVGLADIVSSKVLKKSVERLRPCQNTEVRAETRLLVGCGRSYSFTSSHAANHFAMAVFLALTLGRAYRRIRWPLLIWAGSIAYGQVYVGVHYPLDVFFGALVGSLIAYVMAKVYLRWDAVRVVL; from the coding sequence ATGCTCAACGACCTGCTGCAACTCGACCTGGATTTGTTCCACCTCATCAACGGCCAATGGCACCATCCCTGGCTCGATGCCGTCATGCCTTTGTGGCGGGATAAAAAGACGTGGATTCCTTTTTACGTATTGCTGGCGGGCTTCCTGTTCTACAAATACAAGTGGAAGGGGTTGGCGCTGGCCGCCGCCGTCGGGCTGACGGTAGGCCTGGCCGATATTGTGAGCAGCAAAGTGCTGAAAAAGAGCGTAGAACGCCTGCGCCCCTGCCAGAACACGGAGGTCAGGGCGGAAACCCGCCTGCTGGTAGGCTGCGGCCGCAGCTATAGTTTTACCTCCTCTCATGCCGCCAACCACTTCGCCATGGCTGTTTTTCTGGCCCTCACCCTGGGGCGGGCCTACCGGCGCATACGCTGGCCCCTGCTGATTTGGGCGGGCAGCATTGCCTACGGCCAGGTGTATGTCGGCGTCCATTATCCGCTGGATGTCTTCTTCGGCGCTCTGGTTGGTTCTTTGATTGCTTATGTAATGGCAAAAGTTTACCTTCGCTGGGACGCGGTGCGCGTTGTTCTTTAG
- a CDS encoding ZIP family metal transporter encodes MAIWEYLLLFFCVLLGGALAFRFHSQARATLKLVLSFSGAYLLGITVLHLMPGAFSVPEASASLWILAGFLVQLLLEQLTQGVEHGHIHAHHHSGSSLALQVMIGLSLHAFLEGMPLSHYDEFYALQHGHAHGHQHLLIGIVLHKLPAAFALVSLLLLSSFRRITAWLCLAFFAAMSPLGALLAGSFSLSPAAMANLLGFVVGSFLHISTTILFEADDDRQHHVSWAKMGVILLGISLALAADLL; translated from the coding sequence ATGGCCATTTGGGAATATTTGCTGCTCTTTTTCTGCGTCCTTTTGGGTGGGGCTTTGGCGTTTCGGTTTCACAGCCAGGCGCGGGCGACGCTGAAGCTGGTCCTTTCCTTCAGTGGCGCTTATTTATTGGGCATCACGGTATTGCACCTCATGCCGGGAGCGTTCTCGGTGCCCGAGGCGTCCGCCAGCCTTTGGATACTCGCCGGCTTTCTGGTCCAGCTCCTGCTGGAGCAATTGACCCAGGGCGTCGAACACGGGCACATTCACGCCCACCACCACAGCGGGTCGAGCCTGGCCCTCCAGGTGATGATCGGCTTGTCTCTGCACGCCTTCCTGGAAGGCATGCCGCTCAGCCATTACGACGAATTTTACGCCCTGCAACACGGGCACGCTCATGGGCACCAGCATCTGCTAATCGGCATCGTGCTGCACAAACTCCCCGCTGCCTTTGCTTTGGTATCGCTGTTGCTGCTCTCCAGCTTTCGGCGGATAACGGCCTGGCTTTGCCTGGCCTTCTTCGCCGCTATGTCTCCGCTCGGCGCGCTGCTTGCCGGCAGCTTTTCCCTTAGCCCGGCGGCTATGGCCAACCTGCTGGGATTTGTCGTTGGTTCTTTTCTGCACATTTCCACCACCATCCTCTTTGAGGCCGATGACGACCGCCAACACCATGTTTCCTGGGCCAAAATGGGTGTTATCCTATTGGGAATAAGCCTCGCTTTGGCGGCGGATTTGCTTTAA
- a CDS encoding deoxynucleoside kinase, which translates to MSQPQQDSTLKVKHVAIAGNIGAGKTTLTEQLAKHFGWDVHYESTDDNPYLSDFYNDMQRWSFNLQIFFLNSRYQQVLKILNGDRTVVQDRTIYEDAYIFAPNLHDMGLMSTRDFQNYFQLFKTMSSQIQPPDLLIYLRASIPTLVAHIQDRGRDYEGNMSLDYLKRLNQRYENWIGNYKEGRLLVINADDVDFIHNPEDLGEILNQVRAELHGLF; encoded by the coding sequence ATGAGCCAGCCTCAACAAGATTCCACGCTAAAGGTCAAACACGTAGCCATTGCCGGCAACATCGGCGCCGGCAAGACCACCCTCACTGAACAATTGGCCAAGCACTTCGGATGGGATGTCCATTACGAATCTACCGACGACAACCCTTACCTGAGCGATTTCTATAACGACATGCAGCGCTGGTCGTTTAACCTCCAGATTTTCTTCCTCAACAGCCGCTACCAACAGGTGCTCAAAATCCTCAACGGAGACCGGACGGTCGTGCAGGACCGAACCATCTACGAGGATGCCTACATCTTCGCCCCCAACCTGCACGACATGGGGCTGATGTCTACCCGGGATTTTCAGAACTACTTTCAGCTCTTCAAGACCATGTCCTCCCAAATCCAGCCGCCCGACCTGCTCATCTACCTGCGGGCCAGCATCCCCACCCTGGTGGCCCACATTCAGGACCGCGGCCGCGACTACGAGGGCAATATGAGCCTGGACTACCTCAAACGGCTCAACCAACGCTACGAAAACTGGATCGGAAATTATAAGGAAGGGCGCCTGCTGGTCATCAATGCCGATGACGTGGATTTTATCCACAACCCGGAAGACCTGGGGGAAATACTCAACCAGGTGAGGGCGGAGTTGCACGGGCTGTTCTGA
- a CDS encoding aminotransferase class V-fold PLP-dependent enzyme, protein MPTLTKNKTTQLEQYFAPFREKVIGYNQHFETPYGTRRIIYADWTASGRLYQPIEELLYKGIAPFVGNTHTETTVTGSCMTMAYHQAKDIIKAHVGAYPKDVLISSNSGMTGVVNKFQRILGLKVHERYTSQVQLPKEERAVVFVSHMEHHSNQTSWLETLADVEVIEPNEEGLVDLASLEALLEKYSDRKTKIAAVTSCSNVTGIKTPYYQIAELMHRNGGLCFVDFACSAPYIDIEMRPENKLQHLDAIYFSPHKFLGGPGSTGILVFDPKLYTNRVPDNPGGGTVDWTNPWGGHKYIEEIEAREDGGTPAFLQTIRVALCVLLKEKMGVENILKREEEMLERIWRRLDQLPNLHILADNVRERLGVVSFYIDGLHYNLGVKLLNDRFGVQVRGGCSCAGTYGHYLLHVSQQYSRSITEKINHGDLSEKPGWIRMSIHPIMTDEELDHILDAIEAVYRHHEEWGKDYNYISHTNEYTCKDDPGYETQLVAGWFSKELL, encoded by the coding sequence ATGCCCACCCTAACCAAAAACAAAACCACCCAGTTAGAACAATACTTCGCCCCCTTCCGGGAGAAGGTCATCGGCTACAACCAGCATTTTGAAACCCCTTATGGCACCCGGCGGATCATCTATGCCGACTGGACGGCCAGCGGGCGGCTCTACCAGCCGATCGAAGAGCTGCTGTACAAAGGCATAGCGCCTTTCGTGGGCAACACCCATACAGAGACTACCGTGACCGGGTCTTGTATGACGATGGCCTACCATCAGGCCAAGGACATCATCAAGGCCCATGTCGGCGCCTACCCGAAAGACGTGCTGATCTCTTCCAATTCGGGGATGACGGGAGTGGTCAACAAATTCCAGCGCATCCTGGGGCTGAAAGTGCACGAACGCTACACCAGCCAGGTGCAGTTGCCTAAGGAGGAACGCGCGGTGGTCTTCGTCTCCCACATGGAGCACCATTCCAACCAGACTTCCTGGCTGGAAACCCTGGCCGACGTAGAAGTCATAGAACCTAACGAAGAAGGCCTGGTCGACTTGGCTTCCCTGGAAGCCTTACTGGAAAAATACAGCGACCGGAAGACGAAAATTGCCGCCGTCACCTCCTGCTCCAACGTGACCGGCATCAAAACGCCATACTACCAGATTGCCGAGCTGATGCACCGCAACGGAGGGTTGTGCTTCGTCGACTTTGCCTGCTCGGCGCCTTATATCGACATCGAAATGCGGCCGGAAAACAAGCTCCAGCACCTGGACGCCATCTATTTCTCTCCCCATAAGTTCCTGGGCGGCCCCGGCTCGACCGGCATCCTGGTCTTCGACCCGAAGCTGTACACCAACCGCGTGCCCGACAACCCCGGCGGCGGAACGGTCGACTGGACCAACCCCTGGGGCGGCCATAAGTACATCGAGGAGATCGAGGCACGAGAGGATGGCGGGACGCCCGCCTTCCTGCAGACCATTCGCGTGGCGCTCTGCGTTCTGCTAAAAGAGAAGATGGGCGTGGAGAACATCCTGAAGCGGGAAGAAGAAATGCTGGAACGCATCTGGCGCCGCCTGGATCAGTTGCCCAACCTCCACATCCTGGCCGATAATGTACGCGAACGCCTGGGCGTGGTGTCGTTCTACATCGACGGCCTGCATTACAACCTGGGGGTGAAATTGCTCAACGACCGCTTCGGCGTGCAGGTGCGGGGCGGTTGCTCCTGCGCGGGCACCTACGGGCATTACCTGCTGCACGTTTCTCAGCAGTACTCCCGGTCCATTACCGAAAAGATCAACCACGGCGACCTGTCCGAGAAGCCGGGCTGGATTCGCATGTCTATCCATCCCATTATGACTGATGAAGAGCTGGATCACATCCTGGATGCGATCGAGGCGGTTTATCGCCACCATGAAGAATGGGGCAAGGACTATAACTATATTTCCCACACCAACGAGTATACCTGCAAAGACGACCCCGGCTATGAAACCCAACTGGTGGCCGGCTGGTTTAGTAAGGAGTTATTGTGA
- the glmM gene encoding phosphoglucosamine mutase, with product MTLIKSISGIRGTIGGKAGDNLTPQDVVECTAAFGYWLLKNGAPAKVVVGRDGRISGPMVSQLATAALIGLGIDVVDLGLSTTPTVEMAVPAEKAGAGIIFTASHNAADWNALKFLNHKGEFISQADGEALLRLLEEGNIEYAPVENLGTYRQAEGYFEYHIEKILALPYVDAEAVRERGFKVVVDCINSTGALALPPLLEALGCKTVLLNAEPNGRFAHNPEPLPQHLQELCQTVKREQAALGVAVDPDVDRLALVCEDGQLFGEEYTLVAVADYILQQKTGNTVSNLSSTRALRDVTRRHGGEYYASAVGEVNVVEKMKEMGAVIGGEGNGGVIVPGLHYGRDALAGLAIFLTHLARFGGPASALRSSYPDYYMVKDKAALKPEIDVARLLEQLEERFKNEDYSTIDGLKIDFEHGWVHLRKSNTEPIIRIYSESNSPEAAQQLAERMKTAMEEILGDDG from the coding sequence TTGACACTTATTAAATCTATATCAGGAATCCGGGGCACCATCGGCGGAAAGGCCGGCGATAATCTGACGCCTCAGGACGTAGTCGAATGCACCGCCGCTTTTGGATACTGGCTGCTGAAAAATGGAGCCCCCGCCAAAGTGGTGGTCGGCCGTGATGGCCGCATCTCAGGGCCCATGGTAAGCCAGTTGGCCACCGCGGCGCTGATCGGCCTGGGCATCGACGTGGTCGACCTGGGCTTGTCGACCACCCCAACGGTGGAAATGGCGGTGCCGGCGGAAAAGGCGGGCGCCGGCATCATATTCACGGCCAGCCACAATGCCGCCGACTGGAACGCCCTGAAATTCCTCAACCACAAAGGGGAATTCATTTCCCAGGCGGATGGGGAGGCGCTGCTCCGGCTGCTGGAAGAGGGAAATATCGAATATGCCCCGGTGGAGAACCTGGGCACCTATCGGCAGGCAGAAGGCTATTTCGAATACCACATCGAAAAAATCCTTGCCCTGCCTTATGTCGATGCGGAAGCGGTGAGGGAGCGTGGATTTAAAGTGGTGGTCGATTGCATCAACAGCACCGGCGCACTGGCGCTGCCTCCCTTGCTGGAAGCCCTCGGCTGCAAAACCGTGCTGCTCAACGCCGAACCCAACGGCCGCTTCGCCCACAATCCCGAACCCTTGCCTCAGCACCTGCAGGAACTTTGCCAAACTGTAAAACGCGAACAGGCCGCCCTCGGCGTCGCTGTCGACCCGGATGTAGACCGCCTGGCCCTGGTGTGCGAAGACGGGCAGCTCTTCGGTGAAGAATACACCCTGGTGGCCGTTGCGGATTACATCCTTCAGCAAAAAACCGGCAATACGGTCTCCAACCTTTCTTCCACCCGCGCCCTGCGCGACGTGACCCGCCGGCACGGCGGCGAGTACTACGCCAGCGCCGTGGGGGAGGTGAATGTAGTGGAGAAAATGAAAGAAATGGGCGCCGTTATCGGCGGGGAAGGCAACGGAGGCGTCATCGTCCCGGGCCTGCACTACGGGCGCGACGCGCTGGCGGGCCTGGCGATTTTCCTGACGCACCTGGCGCGATTCGGCGGACCGGCCAGCGCCCTGCGGTCTTCTTATCCGGATTATTACATGGTAAAGGACAAAGCTGCCCTGAAACCGGAGATCGACGTTGCCCGCTTGCTGGAGCAACTGGAAGAACGGTTCAAAAACGAAGACTACAGCACCATCGACGGACTCAAGATCGACTTCGAGCACGGCTGGGTGCACCTGCGCAAATCAAATACGGAACCCATCATCCGGATTTACTCGGAAAGCAACAGCCCGGAAGCGGCGCAACAACTGGCCGAACGGATGAAAACGGCCATGGAGGAGATATTGGGGGATGATGGATAA
- a CDS encoding YggS family pyridoxal phosphate-dependent enzyme, protein MKELQDLLKELEPTQATLVAVSKTHPPEKIMELYQAGQRDFGENRVQEMIDKYEQMPKDIRWHLIGHLQTNKVKYITSWVHLIHSVDSFKVLKEIDKRAAQDKRVVDCLLQFKIAEEDTKYGFEPEEAYEMLRSDTFKNLKNIRIAGVMGMATFTDNEEQVRREFQQLRKIFQYLKDNFFANQDSFREISMGMSDDYKIALEEGSTMVRIGSLLFGEREYG, encoded by the coding sequence ATGAAAGAACTGCAGGACCTACTCAAAGAACTGGAGCCCACCCAAGCTACCCTCGTCGCCGTGTCCAAAACCCACCCGCCGGAAAAGATCATGGAGCTGTACCAGGCCGGGCAGCGCGATTTCGGCGAAAACCGGGTGCAGGAAATGATCGACAAGTACGAGCAGATGCCCAAAGACATCCGCTGGCACCTCATCGGGCACCTGCAAACCAACAAAGTGAAATACATCACCTCCTGGGTGCATCTCATTCACTCTGTGGACAGCTTCAAGGTGCTGAAAGAGATCGACAAACGCGCTGCCCAGGACAAAAGGGTAGTCGATTGCCTGCTGCAGTTCAAGATCGCCGAGGAAGACACCAAATACGGCTTCGAACCCGAAGAAGCTTATGAGATGCTCCGCTCCGATACATTTAAAAACCTGAAGAACATTCGCATCGCGGGCGTGATGGGCATGGCAACTTTCACCGACAATGAGGAGCAGGTGCGCCGGGAGTTTCAACAACTTAGAAAAATCTTCCAATACCTGAAAGACAACTTCTTCGCCAATCAGGACAGCTTCCGCGAGATTTCCATGGGCATGTCGGATGACTACAAGATCGCCCTGGAAGAAGGCAGTACGATGGTGCGGATTGGGAGCTTGTTGTTTGGGGAGCGGGAGTATGGATAA
- a CDS encoding methyltransferase domain-containing protein has product MDSAEWFETWFDSPYYHILYKNRDESEAEGFIDQLLETFSPPPGARVLDLACGKGRYSRHLADKGFEVTGIDLSVQSIAFARQFEQSNLSFFTHDMRQLFRANYFDYIFNFFTSFGYFEQEKDDVKTLRNVAIGLRPGGVFVLDFFNSQYVTDRLTGREEKEIDGIRFAIHKRVEGRHILKTIDFQDQGKDWHFEERVRLLMPEDFERMFSAAGLDIQKTYGDYQLQPFHRKESPRLILVAQNKQ; this is encoded by the coding sequence ATGGACTCCGCCGAATGGTTTGAAACATGGTTCGACTCTCCTTATTATCACATCCTGTACAAGAACCGGGACGAATCGGAGGCCGAAGGCTTCATCGACCAATTGCTGGAAACGTTTTCTCCTCCGCCCGGCGCCCGGGTGCTGGACCTGGCCTGCGGCAAAGGGCGCTACTCCCGCCACCTGGCCGACAAGGGCTTCGAGGTGACGGGCATTGACCTGTCCGTGCAAAGCATCGCCTTTGCCCGCCAGTTCGAACAAAGCAACCTGTCCTTTTTTACCCATGACATGCGCCAGCTTTTCCGGGCCAATTATTTCGATTACATTTTCAACTTTTTCACCAGTTTCGGGTATTTTGAACAGGAAAAGGACGACGTCAAAACCCTGCGCAACGTTGCTATCGGCTTGCGCCCCGGAGGTGTTTTTGTCCTGGATTTTTTCAACTCCCAATACGTGACCGACCGGCTGACAGGAAGGGAGGAAAAGGAAATCGACGGCATACGGTTTGCTATACACAAAAGAGTAGAGGGCAGGCACATCCTCAAAACGATCGACTTTCAGGACCAGGGGAAAGACTGGCATTTCGAGGAGCGCGTCCGCCTGCTTATGCCGGAGGATTTTGAGCGGATGTTCAGCGCCGCCGGGCTGGACATCCAGAAAACTTATGGCGATTACCAGCTTCAGCCTTTTCACCGGAAGGAAAGCCCTAGGTTGATCCTGGTGGCCCAAAACAAGCAATGA